In a single window of the Actinomycetota bacterium genome:
- a CDS encoding murein L,D-transpeptidase, whose translation MDMHGRGKWTPAIAAAAVFGSVVLAGALGGRGGDDASGSTTSGASGTTLTAPTSTLPQVGTVATTAPIVKTALSGTLAAGSMGDEVRRVQERLAELGFDPGLPDGDFGLRTEQAVWAFEKLVMEVPHAEATGRVTNEMWSRMQDPIVIQPRRTNSTPNHTEIYLPEQVLAVFHDNVAVLVTHISSGSGEEWCEEVTIAPGEYGNERGTEPLKRGECGRSVTPGGVFKFDRKREGRRESALGGMYDPVYFNYGIAVHGAGDVPLKPASHGCIRIPMPISEYFQEIVALGDQVFVWDGELQPEENGSPPPIFNWRDPTYTTTTSSTTSTTTTTAPPATTTRPPAATTTRPPATSTTTTTSAAPTTAPADSEPPAEP comes from the coding sequence GTGGACATGCATGGCAGGGGCAAGTGGACGCCCGCCATCGCCGCCGCCGCGGTTTTCGGCTCGGTCGTGCTCGCCGGCGCCCTCGGTGGAAGAGGTGGCGACGACGCCTCCGGCAGCACCACCTCCGGGGCGTCGGGCACCACCCTGACCGCTCCCACCAGCACCTTGCCCCAGGTGGGGACCGTCGCCACCACGGCACCGATCGTGAAGACGGCGCTGTCGGGCACCCTCGCCGCCGGATCGATGGGCGACGAGGTGCGCCGTGTGCAGGAGCGTCTCGCCGAGCTCGGCTTCGACCCCGGCCTGCCCGACGGTGACTTCGGGCTGCGCACCGAGCAGGCCGTGTGGGCCTTCGAGAAGCTCGTGATGGAGGTTCCCCACGCCGAGGCGACCGGGCGCGTCACGAACGAGATGTGGTCCCGCATGCAGGACCCGATCGTGATCCAGCCCCGCCGGACGAACTCCACCCCCAACCACACCGAGATCTACCTCCCCGAGCAGGTGCTGGCCGTCTTCCACGACAACGTCGCGGTGCTGGTCACCCACATCTCCTCGGGTAGCGGTGAGGAATGGTGCGAAGAGGTCACGATCGCTCCGGGGGAGTACGGCAACGAACGAGGCACCGAGCCGCTGAAGCGAGGTGAGTGTGGTCGCTCGGTCACCCCGGGTGGTGTCTTCAAGTTCGACCGCAAGCGTGAGGGCCGTCGCGAAAGCGCCCTCGGGGGGATGTACGACCCGGTCTACTTCAACTACGGCATCGCCGTCCACGGTGCCGGCGACGTGCCGCTGAAGCCGGCCTCGCACGGCTGCATCCGCATCCCGATGCCCATCTCGGAGTACTTCCAGGAGATCGTCGCGCTCGGTGACCAGGTGTTCGTGTGGGATGGCGAGTTGCAGCCGGAGGAGAACGGCTCCCCGCCGCCCATCTTCAACTGGCGCGATCCCACCTACACCACGACCACCTCGTCGACGACGAGCACCACCACAACGACGGCACCACCGGCCACCACCACCCGGCCACCGGCGGCCACCACCACCCGGCCCCCTGCCACGAGCACCACCACCACGACCTCCGCCGCGCCCACCACCGCGCCGGCGGACAGCGAGCCGCCCGCCGAGCCCTGA
- a CDS encoding branched-chain amino acid ABC transporter permease: MIKLRENGAGHWVLRIAAVVLLLAVVWWIPHNSETARVSQLADAFALIIAAMSLNLVFGYTGLISIGHSAFFGIGGYTTAILVKDHGWSPGWTFYAAAVIAFVVGCIVALPALRIKGIYLALVTLAVAVLFPQLMKWKKLAWLTEGARGIDSIRYEEIPTWPIIGELKGREGRAEFAYWLAFVVLVICYFVCRGIVKSRVGRSLIAIRDNETAAAVMGVNLAATKTLVFGVSAAMTALAGSLATLRTGVITPDDRYVTLIGSIIFFLVMVIGGAGSLWGPVLGGLLYIWLDEVTRSAGASGEGVIGSTIDFFFGWADQSPAMFILAVGLIALMFVAPYGLLGLLKRLSRRFVVVVPTPVGAPPSVLAAQPPPVQVSQLSTKDSQGEIE, encoded by the coding sequence GTGATCAAGCTCCGTGAAAATGGTGCCGGCCATTGGGTGCTGCGCATCGCCGCCGTCGTCTTGCTGCTGGCCGTGGTGTGGTGGATTCCGCACAACAGCGAGACCGCCCGGGTCAGCCAGCTGGCCGACGCGTTCGCGCTGATCATCGCCGCGATGTCGTTGAACCTCGTGTTCGGGTACACAGGCCTGATCTCGATCGGCCATTCGGCCTTCTTCGGCATCGGCGGCTACACGACGGCAATCCTCGTGAAGGACCACGGCTGGAGTCCCGGCTGGACCTTCTACGCCGCGGCTGTGATCGCGTTCGTCGTCGGGTGCATCGTCGCCCTGCCGGCGCTGCGCATCAAGGGCATCTACCTCGCGCTCGTCACGCTCGCCGTGGCGGTGCTGTTCCCCCAGCTGATGAAGTGGAAGAAGCTCGCCTGGCTCACCGAGGGTGCCCGGGGCATCGACAGCATCCGCTACGAGGAGATACCCACCTGGCCGATCATCGGTGAGTTGAAAGGGCGTGAGGGCCGCGCCGAGTTCGCCTACTGGCTCGCGTTCGTCGTGCTCGTGATCTGCTACTTCGTCTGCCGCGGCATCGTGAAGAGCCGTGTCGGGCGCTCGCTCATCGCCATCCGTGACAACGAGACCGCGGCGGCGGTGATGGGCGTCAACCTGGCCGCCACGAAGACGCTGGTGTTCGGGGTCTCGGCGGCGATGACCGCGCTGGCGGGCTCGCTGGCCACGCTGCGCACCGGGGTGATCACCCCCGACGACCGTTACGTGACGCTCATCGGCTCGATCATCTTCTTCCTGGTCATGGTCATCGGCGGCGCCGGGTCGCTCTGGGGGCCGGTGCTCGGTGGCCTGCTCTACATCTGGCTGGACGAGGTCACCCGCAGCGCCGGGGCCAGTGGCGAGGGCGTGATCGGCTCGACGATCGACTTCTTCTTCGGTTGGGCCGACCAGTCGCCCGCGATGTTCATCCTGGCCGTCGGCCTGATTGCTCTGATGTTCGTCGCGCCCTATGGTCTCCTAGGATTGCTGAAGCGGTTGAGTCGTCGCTTCGTCGTCGTCGTACCGACCCCGGTCGGGGCGCCGCCGTCGGTGCTCGCGGCGCAACCGCCGCCAGTACAAGTAAGCCAACTGTCCACCAAGGACTCTCAGGGGGAGATCGAATGA
- a CDS encoding glycosyltransferase family 2 protein has product MWNEEEYIDRALAAARETCAMLVQHGEIGDYELIVVNDASTDETGRIADRIAASDRHVSVVHHPVNRKLGGSIKSGFAAATGDIVLYTDADLPFDMDELARACRLMRHYEADIVSAYRFDRTGEGYVRTVYSSIYNGLVRVLFGVRIRDINFAFKLCRRRVFDHITLVSEGSFIDAELVIRADKLGFQTVQFGVDYFPRTRGVSTLSSPSVIVKILREMRDLRRELRAITPVAGRS; this is encoded by the coding sequence ATGTGGAACGAGGAGGAGTACATCGACCGCGCTCTCGCGGCCGCCCGCGAGACATGCGCGATGCTCGTCCAGCACGGCGAGATCGGCGACTACGAGCTGATCGTGGTGAACGACGCGTCGACGGACGAGACCGGGCGCATCGCCGACCGCATCGCCGCGTCCGACCGGCACGTGTCGGTGGTGCACCATCCCGTGAACCGCAAGCTGGGCGGCTCGATCAAGAGCGGCTTCGCCGCGGCCACCGGCGACATCGTGCTCTACACCGACGCCGACCTGCCCTTCGACATGGACGAGTTGGCCCGCGCCTGCCGGCTGATGCGCCACTACGAGGCAGACATCGTCTCCGCGTACCGCTTCGACCGCACCGGCGAGGGGTACGTGCGCACCGTCTACTCGAGCATCTACAACGGTCTCGTCCGGGTGCTCTTCGGCGTACGGATACGTGACATCAACTTCGCCTTCAAGCTCTGCCGGCGCCGTGTCTTCGACCACATCACGCTGGTCAGCGAAGGATCGTTCATCGACGCCGAGCTCGTGATCAGGGCCGACAAGCTCGGGTTCCAGACCGTGCAGTTCGGTGTCGACTACTTCCCGCGCACGCGGGGCGTCTCCACCTTGTCCTCACCCTCGGTGATCGTGAAGATCCTGCGTGAGATGCGTGACCTGCGCCGTGAGCTGCGCGCGATCACCCCCGTCGCAGGGCGTTCCTGA
- a CDS encoding ABC transporter ATP-binding protein, with protein sequence MSLLEVNEVTVRFGGIVALDGLTFSIDEGQICGLIGPNGAGKTTMFNVVSRIYQPTSGTVRFNGHDLLAVPAHGIAKLGVARSFQNLALFPTMTLLENVMVGAHSQGRVGFARAITRIGAGRENRQIRQFSGELLAELGLGKFAHHPAAGLPFGTLKRLEIARALAARPRFLLLDEPASGLTHGEVDELGDTIVAVRDQFDLTVLLVEHHMSMVMQVSDKVVAMDFGRKIAEGLPEAVRENPAVVEAYLGVTS encoded by the coding sequence TTGTCACTGCTCGAAGTGAACGAAGTGACGGTGCGCTTCGGCGGCATCGTGGCGCTCGACGGGCTGACCTTTTCGATCGACGAGGGTCAGATCTGCGGACTGATCGGGCCGAACGGAGCGGGCAAGACGACGATGTTCAACGTCGTCAGCCGCATCTACCAGCCGACGTCGGGCACGGTCCGCTTCAACGGCCACGACCTGCTCGCCGTCCCCGCCCACGGCATCGCGAAGCTCGGCGTGGCCCGGAGCTTCCAGAACCTCGCCCTGTTCCCGACGATGACCTTGCTCGAGAACGTGATGGTCGGCGCCCACAGCCAAGGCCGGGTGGGGTTCGCCAGGGCCATCACCCGCATCGGCGCCGGTCGTGAGAACCGCCAGATCCGCCAGTTCTCCGGCGAGCTGCTCGCCGAGCTCGGGCTCGGGAAGTTCGCGCACCACCCGGCCGCCGGGCTGCCGTTCGGCACGCTGAAACGCCTCGAGATCGCGAGGGCACTCGCCGCACGCCCGCGCTTCTTGCTGCTCGACGAACCGGCGTCGGGTCTGACCCACGGCGAGGTCGACGAGCTCGGCGACACGATCGTCGCCGTCCGCGACCAGTTCGACCTCACCGTGTTGCTCGTCGAGCACCACATGTCGATGGTGATGCAGGTGTCGGACAAGGTCGTGGCGATGGACTTCGGTCGCAAGATCGCGGAGGGCCTCCCGGAAGCCGTCCGCGAGAACCCCGCGGTGGTCGAGGCGTACCTCGGGGTCACCTCGTGA
- the lpdA gene encoding dihydrolipoyl dehydrogenase, translating into MVQTAEQHDQYDLVVIGGGPGGYGAALYGASAGLHVALVERDALGGTCLNRGCIPAKAFLETASVFRHVAHAGEFGVVASSPAIEFAVTQERKRKIVAGLVSGVAGLCKARGVTVFSGTGMLGADRTVSVHMNDGGSAVLQGTNVILASGSVPRLIPGFERGGPILTSDEVLDLDYVPGRVAVIGGGAIGCEFASTFADLGAKVTILEALPKVLPGLDSDVAAVVVRSFGKKKIDIRTGVMVQGHQPTGAGSTVVRYGEADSVEVDAVVVSVGRRPFPDLLGLEGTAVKVSERGFVEVDQWCRTGEPGVYAIGDLIDTPQLAHVGYAEAILAVKDALGEQPLPVAYDKVPWAIYCHPEVAWAGIGEDAAREAGLDVVVAKHQFRGNSRARIIGELDGLVKVVAKKNPDGSAGQVLGVHMVGPWVTEQLSGGYFAVNWEATVDEVAELIQPHPSLSELFGETMLSLTGRSLNA; encoded by the coding sequence GTGGTCCAAACGGCCGAGCAGCACGACCAGTACGACCTCGTGGTCATCGGTGGTGGCCCCGGGGGCTACGGCGCCGCTCTCTACGGCGCCTCGGCCGGCCTGCACGTCGCGCTGGTCGAGCGTGACGCGCTCGGCGGCACGTGCCTCAACCGCGGCTGCATCCCGGCCAAGGCGTTCCTCGAGACGGCGTCGGTGTTCCGCCACGTCGCCCATGCCGGTGAGTTCGGCGTCGTCGCCTCCAGCCCTGCGATCGAATTCGCCGTCACCCAGGAGCGCAAGCGCAAGATCGTCGCCGGGCTGGTGAGCGGCGTCGCCGGGCTGTGCAAGGCCCGCGGTGTGACCGTGTTCTCGGGCACCGGCATGCTCGGTGCCGATCGGACCGTGTCCGTGCACATGAACGACGGTGGCTCGGCGGTGCTGCAAGGCACGAACGTGATCCTGGCCTCGGGCTCGGTGCCGCGGCTGATCCCCGGTTTCGAGCGCGGCGGGCCGATCCTCACCTCCGACGAGGTGCTCGATCTCGACTACGTGCCGGGCCGGGTGGCGGTGATCGGTGGCGGAGCGATCGGCTGCGAGTTCGCGTCGACGTTTGCCGACCTCGGCGCGAAGGTGACCATCTTGGAGGCCCTACCGAAGGTGCTGCCCGGGCTCGACTCCGACGTCGCCGCGGTGGTGGTGCGCTCGTTCGGGAAGAAGAAGATCGACATCCGCACGGGCGTGATGGTGCAGGGCCACCAGCCGACCGGCGCGGGGTCGACCGTCGTGCGCTACGGCGAGGCCGATTCGGTCGAGGTCGACGCCGTCGTGGTGTCGGTCGGGCGACGCCCGTTCCCCGACCTGCTCGGGCTGGAGGGCACCGCGGTGAAGGTGTCCGAGCGCGGCTTCGTCGAGGTCGACCAGTGGTGTCGCACCGGTGAACCGGGGGTGTACGCCATCGGCGACCTCATCGACACACCGCAGCTGGCGCACGTCGGCTACGCCGAAGCGATCCTCGCGGTGAAGGACGCGCTCGGCGAGCAGCCGCTGCCCGTCGCGTACGACAAGGTGCCGTGGGCGATCTACTGCCACCCGGAGGTGGCCTGGGCGGGCATCGGCGAGGACGCCGCCCGTGAGGCCGGGCTCGACGTCGTCGTGGCCAAGCACCAGTTCCGCGGCAACAGCCGGGCACGGATCATCGGCGAGCTCGACGGGCTGGTGAAGGTCGTCGCGAAGAAGAACCCCGACGGGTCGGCGGGGCAGGTGCTCGGCGTCCACATGGTCGGGCCCTGGGTCACCGAGCAGCTCTCCGGGGGCTACTTCGCCGTCAACTGGGAGGCGACCGTCGACGAGGTCGCCGAGCTCATCCAACCCCATCCGAGCCTGAGCGAGCTGTTCGGTGAGACGATGCTCTCGCTCACCGGACGCAGCCTCAACGCCTGA
- a CDS encoding Ppx/GppA family phosphatase: protein MSTSPEPPATLAALDLGTNSFHLLVARLTAEGGFEVIAREKEMVRLGHGGGDMKALEAEAVERGIAALGRMKRIADSFGAPVRAVATSAVREATNAEEFTTRAREAGVEVEVISGIEEARLIHLGVLQAVPAFDRRLLLVDIGGGSTEVLVGEHGETLLARSFKLGSVRLTDRFFPGARLHPSAVSSCRKHVRSSLAVIEREVADVGHDLAVASSGTAEATARMVLAARGGDEPRTFNCFEFTTAELKRVVQSLAKAQSVTARRRVPGLDAGRADIVLAGALILEGVADTFGISGFTFSEYALREGVLLDTIGRMQGRGAHELRDVARRSVRQLAERCDDDVRHSAHICNLALQLYDATQLLHGLDDASRDLLEAAALLANVGLVISHSKHHLHSYYVIRNSELVGFTDREIELIALVARYHRKSAPKPSHAEFAQLAAEDQRRVKVLAGVLRVAIGLDRSHDGRVQALVVTRNDRTLRIEVVAGAGTDTELEVYAASERTGLLAEVLDVGVEVTARP from the coding sequence ATGAGCACCTCCCCCGAGCCGCCGGCCACGTTGGCCGCGCTCGACCTCGGCACCAACAGCTTCCACCTGCTCGTCGCCAGGCTCACCGCCGAGGGCGGGTTCGAGGTCATCGCCCGCGAGAAGGAGATGGTCCGTCTCGGTCACGGCGGCGGCGACATGAAGGCGCTCGAGGCAGAGGCCGTCGAACGCGGCATCGCCGCGCTCGGACGGATGAAACGCATCGCGGACAGCTTCGGCGCACCAGTCAGGGCTGTCGCGACCAGCGCGGTGCGCGAGGCCACGAACGCCGAGGAGTTCACCACCCGCGCCCGCGAGGCAGGCGTCGAGGTGGAGGTGATCTCCGGCATCGAGGAAGCCCGTCTGATCCACCTCGGCGTCCTGCAGGCCGTCCCGGCATTCGACAGGCGGCTGCTGCTCGTCGACATCGGCGGCGGCTCGACCGAGGTGCTCGTCGGCGAGCACGGCGAGACCCTGCTCGCCCGCAGCTTCAAGCTCGGCTCCGTCCGCCTGACCGACCGCTTCTTCCCGGGAGCCCGCCTGCACCCGAGTGCGGTCAGCTCCTGCCGCAAGCACGTGCGCTCGTCGCTGGCGGTCATCGAGCGCGAGGTGGCCGACGTGGGCCACGACCTCGCGGTGGCGTCGTCGGGTACCGCCGAGGCGACCGCGCGAATGGTGCTCGCGGCACGAGGTGGTGACGAGCCGCGCACGTTCAACTGCTTCGAGTTCACGACCGCCGAGCTGAAACGGGTGGTGCAGAGCCTGGCCAAGGCACAGTCGGTCACCGCCCGCCGGCGTGTGCCCGGGCTCGACGCCGGGCGGGCCGACATCGTCCTCGCCGGAGCGCTGATCCTGGAAGGCGTCGCCGATACCTTCGGGATCAGCGGCTTCACGTTCAGCGAGTACGCGCTGCGCGAAGGGGTGTTGCTCGACACCATCGGCCGCATGCAGGGGCGCGGCGCCCACGAGCTGCGCGACGTCGCGCGGCGCTCGGTGCGCCAGCTCGCCGAACGCTGTGACGACGACGTGCGGCACTCGGCGCACATCTGCAACCTCGCCCTCCAGCTCTACGACGCCACCCAGCTGCTGCACGGGCTCGACGACGCGAGCAGGGATCTGCTCGAGGCCGCGGCGCTGCTCGCGAACGTCGGCCTGGTGATCTCGCACTCGAAGCACCACCTGCACTCGTACTACGTGATCCGCAACTCCGAGCTGGTCGGCTTCACCGATCGCGAGATCGAGCTGATCGCCCTCGTCGCTCGGTACCACCGCAAGAGCGCGCCGAAGCCGAGCCACGCCGAGTTCGCCCAGCTCGCCGCCGAGGACCAACGGCGGGTGAAGGTGCTCGCCGGCGTGCTGCGCGTGGCGATCGGCCTCGACCGCAGCCACGACGGGCGCGTGCAGGCACTGGTGGTCACCCGCAACGATCGCACCTTGCGCATCGAGGTGGTGGCCGGCGCGGGCACCGACACCGAGCTCGAGGTGTACGCGGCGAGCGAGCGCACCGGCCTGCTCGCCGAGGTGCTCGATGTCGGGGTCGAGGTGACCGCGCGCCCCTAG
- a CDS encoding ABC transporter ATP-binding protein — protein sequence MNALLQVEGLHAGYGPVEVLHGLDLRVDEGEVVVILGANGAGKTTTMRAISGTIARRGLISFGGHDITKATPVAIVRHGLAQVPQGRGTFPDLTVEDNMLAGAYVRRDGEVNADMGRWYQVFPRLAERRSQKAGSLSGGEQQMLAIARALMCRPKLLLLDEPSLGLAPIITQELFDVIHRLNAEEGASVLLVEQNANLAVRIAHRVYLLETGRIVAAGTAEEISSDDSIRKAYLGY from the coding sequence GTGAACGCGCTGCTCCAGGTGGAAGGCCTCCACGCCGGTTACGGCCCGGTCGAGGTGCTGCACGGGCTCGACCTGCGCGTCGACGAGGGCGAGGTGGTGGTCATCCTCGGGGCCAACGGTGCCGGCAAGACCACGACGATGCGCGCCATCTCCGGCACCATCGCCCGCCGGGGCCTCATCTCCTTCGGTGGCCACGACATCACGAAGGCGACCCCCGTGGCGATCGTGCGCCACGGCCTTGCCCAGGTGCCCCAGGGAAGGGGCACGTTCCCCGACCTCACCGTCGAGGACAACATGCTCGCCGGGGCATACGTGCGCCGCGACGGCGAGGTGAACGCCGACATGGGGCGCTGGTACCAGGTGTTCCCCCGACTCGCCGAGCGCCGTTCCCAGAAGGCGGGCAGTCTCTCGGGAGGCGAGCAGCAGATGCTCGCCATCGCCCGCGCGTTGATGTGCCGGCCGAAGCTGCTGCTGCTCGACGAGCCGAGCCTCGGGTTGGCGCCGATCATCACCCAGGAGCTGTTCGACGTCATCCACCGGCTGAACGCGGAAGAAGGGGCATCGGTGCTGCTCGTGGAACAGAACGCGAACCTGGCGGTGCGGATCGCCCACCGGGTGTACCTGCTCGAGACCGGAAGGATCGTCGCCGCCGGGACGGCCGAGGAGATCTCGAGCGACGACAGCATCCGCAAGGCCTACCTGGGGTACTGA
- a CDS encoding branched-chain amino acid ABC transporter permease, translated as MERFFQYLFDGLSVGSIYALLALGLVVVFRGTGALNFAQGEMAMFSAFVVWQFHDWGIPLWIATILGMVFGFASGALTEVLLIRPVGKKSPIAVFVVSIALFLGINSLASMIWGALPAEGMPNLFPSEPDDFVRIFGAVWRYKSIGVLVVALLLCGALFALFGKTRFGLAMRAVASNPESSRLVGISTGMVLMASWGIAGGMGALSGTLVAGNNGEVTSGLMFTVFIYASAAATLGGLDSPGGAVIAGLSIGVVENMAAGYFPIWIGQEMKLAVALVIIFVVLLVRPSGLFGSQRIERV; from the coding sequence ATGGAACGCTTCTTCCAGTACCTGTTCGACGGGCTGTCGGTGGGTTCCATCTACGCCCTGCTCGCCCTGGGGCTCGTCGTCGTCTTCCGGGGCACGGGAGCGCTGAACTTCGCGCAGGGCGAGATGGCGATGTTCTCCGCGTTCGTCGTCTGGCAGTTCCACGACTGGGGGATCCCGCTCTGGATCGCGACGATCCTCGGGATGGTGTTCGGGTTCGCCTCCGGCGCGCTGACCGAGGTGTTGCTCATCCGCCCCGTGGGCAAGAAGTCACCCATCGCCGTGTTCGTGGTGTCGATCGCGCTGTTCCTCGGCATCAACTCGTTGGCATCGATGATCTGGGGGGCGCTGCCCGCCGAAGGCATGCCGAACCTGTTCCCGAGCGAGCCGGACGACTTCGTGCGCATCTTCGGCGCCGTGTGGCGCTACAAGTCGATCGGCGTGCTCGTCGTGGCACTGCTGCTCTGCGGCGCGCTGTTCGCGCTGTTCGGCAAGACCAGGTTCGGCCTCGCGATGCGCGCCGTCGCCAGCAACCCCGAGTCGTCACGGCTCGTCGGCATCAGCACCGGCATGGTGCTGATGGCGTCGTGGGGGATCGCCGGGGGGATGGGGGCCCTGTCGGGAACGCTCGTCGCCGGGAACAACGGCGAGGTCACCTCCGGGCTGATGTTCACGGTGTTCATCTACGCCTCGGCCGCAGCCACCCTGGGTGGCCTCGACAGCCCCGGGGGAGCGGTCATCGCCGGGCTCTCCATCGGTGTCGTCGAGAACATGGCCGCCGGCTACTTCCCGATCTGGATCGGACAGGAGATGAAGCTCGCCGTGGCGCTCGTGATCATCTTCGTGGTGCTGCTCGTGAGACCCTCTGGTCTCTTCGGCTCCCAACGGATCGAACGGGTCTAG
- a CDS encoding ABC transporter substrate-binding protein, which yields MTSRRTRLLVLTAVGALTLAACGGDDSADSTDAPSTDAPTTDAPTTDAPTTDAPTTDAPTTDAPTTDAPTTDAPTTDAPAEGWAVNTDDCVDPDAANEPIEGTVKIGSAMPLSGGAAAAAFAPVASGFEAYIDYANENGLLEGYTIEIDIQDDQYSKDLTPGVVESLLDSGVHMFSGIIGSPNNAAVRDLLNEECYPQLMALTGSPQWGEVADYPWTTGALIPYPTEVQGYLAQLATEFPDGGTMGLFTVNNEFGQFYVDALKEHAGDFGWEIVDEQTIEAAETAPPTAQVNSIASKAPDVVMAVPLGAQCATFLSEVQNAKAANAGWNPPVYLTSTCASQLILQLAGPAATGLITSASAGINDIDNPEVVASNPDYQAYADYMTSTGRAEMVTTGAAGWTVAEVTVEILRQAAASEAGLTRASIINAARNFTYEPTLVRDGVVYSMNGEEDPFIVEAIQVVQFDATSSTFTDIGELVLDFESS from the coding sequence ATGACTTCACGACGCACCCGTTTGTTGGTGCTCACCGCCGTCGGTGCGCTGACGCTGGCCGCCTGCGGCGGCGACGACAGCGCGGACTCCACCGACGCGCCGAGCACCGACGCGCCGACCACTGACGCGCCGACCACTGACGCGCCGACCACTGACGCGCCGACCACCGACGCGCCGACCACCGACGCGCCGACCACCGACGCGCCGACCACCGACGCGCCGACCACCGATGCACCCGCGGAAGGGTGGGCGGTGAACACCGACGACTGCGTCGACCCCGACGCGGCCAACGAGCCGATCGAGGGCACGGTGAAGATCGGCTCGGCGATGCCGCTCTCCGGTGGCGCGGCGGCAGCCGCGTTCGCACCGGTGGCCTCCGGGTTCGAGGCCTACATCGACTACGCGAACGAGAACGGCCTGCTCGAGGGCTACACCATCGAGATCGACATCCAGGACGACCAGTACAGCAAGGACCTCACCCCGGGCGTGGTCGAGTCGCTGCTCGACAGCGGGGTGCACATGTTCTCGGGCATCATCGGCTCGCCGAACAACGCCGCCGTGCGTGACCTGCTGAACGAGGAGTGCTATCCCCAGCTGATGGCGCTCACCGGGTCTCCCCAGTGGGGCGAGGTGGCTGACTACCCGTGGACCACGGGCGCTCTGATCCCCTACCCGACCGAGGTGCAGGGCTACCTGGCCCAGCTCGCGACGGAGTTCCCCGACGGCGGGACGATGGGCCTCTTCACCGTGAACAACGAGTTCGGCCAGTTCTACGTCGACGCCCTGAAGGAGCACGCAGGTGACTTCGGGTGGGAGATCGTCGACGAGCAGACGATCGAGGCCGCTGAGACCGCACCGCCGACGGCGCAGGTGAACAGCATCGCCTCGAAGGCTCCCGATGTGGTCATGGCTGTCCCGCTCGGCGCCCAGTGCGCGACGTTCCTGTCGGAGGTCCAGAACGCGAAGGCCGCGAACGCGGGCTGGAACCCGCCGGTGTACCTCACCAGCACGTGCGCCAGCCAGCTCATCCTGCAGCTCGCCGGCCCGGCCGCCACCGGCCTCATCACGTCGGCCTCGGCAGGCATCAACGACATCGACAACCCCGAGGTCGTCGCCTCCAACCCCGACTACCAGGCGTATGCCGACTACATGACCTCCACCGGCCGGGCCGAGATGGTCACCACCGGCGCCGCCGGGTGGACGGTGGCCGAGGTCACGGTGGAGATCCTGCGCCAGGCAGCGGCTTCCGAGGCCGGCCTGACCAGGGCGTCGATCATCAACGCGGCCCGCAACTTCACGTACGAGCCCACGCTCGTGCGGGACGGAGTGGTGTACTCGATGAACGGCGAGGAAGACCCCTTCATCGTCGAGGCGATCCAGGTGGTCCAGTTCGACGCCACGAGCAGCACCTTCACCGACATCGGCGAGCTGGTGCTCGACTTCGAGAGCTCCTGA
- a CDS encoding DUF305 domain-containing protein: MSEIPHVAIATPSVGHDDDEDAEVALLPWWQNPWNVAAVALAGLILGFGIGYFVGDRAASTRGNDVDVGFLQDMRYHHDQAVAMAFFYRTEVVEPHPRLDLLSMEIVMSQQLEAGRMVQLLREMGEIEANDTGTAMAWMGEPTPIEQMPGIASDDELDELAAAAGRGDSVEAGRIFATLMIAHHEGGLHMAEHAVEHGSNDEVVAMARGMIVGQRAEIAEMQAVLDGISG, translated from the coding sequence GTGAGCGAAATCCCCCACGTCGCCATCGCAACGCCGTCCGTGGGCCACGACGACGACGAAGACGCCGAGGTGGCGCTGCTGCCCTGGTGGCAGAACCCGTGGAACGTCGCCGCCGTGGCCCTCGCCGGGCTGATCCTCGGGTTCGGCATCGGCTACTTCGTCGGCGATCGCGCCGCCAGCACCAGAGGCAACGACGTCGACGTCGGCTTCCTGCAGGACATGCGCTACCACCACGACCAAGCAGTGGCGATGGCGTTCTTCTACCGCACCGAAGTCGTTGAGCCGCACCCCCGCCTCGACCTGCTCTCGATGGAGATCGTGATGTCCCAACAGCTCGAGGCGGGCCGCATGGTGCAGTTGCTGCGGGAGATGGGTGAGATCGAGGCGAACGACACGGGAACGGCGATGGCCTGGATGGGCGAGCCGACCCCGATCGAGCAGATGCCTGGCATCGCGAGCGACGACGAGCTCGACGAGTTGGCGGCCGCGGCGGGGCGCGGTGACAGCGTCGAAGCCGGGCGGATCTTCGCCACGCTCATGATCGCCCACCACGAGGGCGGCCTCCACATGGCCGAACACGCCGTCGAACACGGCTCCAACGACGAGGTGGTGGCGATGGCGCGCGGGATGATCGTCGGCCAGCGGGCCGAGATCGCCGAGATGCAGGCCGTGCTCGACGGCATCTCCGGTTGA